In Ovis aries strain OAR_USU_Benz2616 breed Rambouillet chromosome 8, ARS-UI_Ramb_v3.0, whole genome shotgun sequence, a single window of DNA contains:
- the FRMD1 gene encoding FERM domain-containing protein 1 isoform X6, with protein MHTTSHVYMFLHSHPCTTHTLTLYLHAHTHVHTLTCLHTRSGAHRHTHSCTLCPGPASLRRQRAHLHGSGAEAQQILLQGLEERDTRTCAPTLPAPGLRQARRPLRGLPRGAVLRGKREAHQGPRGPASVLPPPEGARAALAVRPPRGGLLPAGRLRAAGRPGQPPPAGAHRPLLPASGLRPAIIAKRGSAYVLRHTPALHREQRGLSPREAELRFIREACRLEDVPVHFFRLYKDKKEDRPTVVLGLTLRGVQVFQEVNRTPQLLYDFPWPHVEKLAFLGERFELWPHGQPAARRLVYHTGCAWRSRHLLRLLRTSHQLHLGLQQARQQLQQLEEAEEKQSYRESYVSDARDPEAAGSGDHTGADRHPPSLRSLLWAGSRCSSHAPAFKVGPQRAGPAEPGEMSVDEPEGVAELPTEEPPYSPSTSRSSPGTVGSSRGLAEATSGEAADGAPPLYCHPA; from the exons ATGCACACCACCTCACACGTTTACATGTTTCTACACTCACATccatgcaccacacacacactcacattatacttacatgcacacactcacGTGCACACACTCACGTGTTTACACACTCGCAGtggtgcacacaggcacacacactcgTGCACGCTCTGCCCAGGCCCTGCCTCTCTTCGTAGACAACGAGCACATCTTCATGGATCTGGAGCAGAAGCTCAGCAAATACTTCTCCAAGGACTGGAAGAGAGAGACACGCGGA CCTGCGCCCCCACGCTTCCAGCCCCAGGGCTGCGGCAGGCCAGGCGCCCCCTTCGTGGCCTTCCTCGGGGTGCAGTACTACGTGGAAAGCGGGAGGCTCATCAG GGACCGCGCGGCCCGGCATCTGTACTACCACCACCTGAAGGAGCGCGTGCTGCGCTCGCGGTGCGTCCACCGCGAGGGGGCCTACTTCCTGCTGGCCGCCTACGGGCTGCAGGCCGACCTGGGCAACCACCGCCGGCTGGCGCACACCGGCCGCTACTTCCAGCCTCAGGCCTACGTCCCGCA ATCATCGCCAAGAGGGGCAGTGCCTACGTCCTCAGACACACGCCCGCCCTGCACCGCGAGCAGCGTGGCCTGAGCCCCCGGGAGGCCGAGCTGCGCTTCATCCGGGAGGCCTGCCGGCTGGAGGACGTCCCCGTGCACTTCTTCAGGCTCTACAAG GATAAGAAGGAGGACCGACCCACCGTCGTCCTGGGCCTGACGCTCAGAGGGGTGCAGGTCTTCCAG GAGGTGAACCGCACCCCACAACTGCTCTATGACTTCCCCTGGCCCCACGTTGAGAAGCTGGCCTTTCTG GGCGAGAGGTTTGAGCTCTGGCCTCATGGGCAGCCCGCGGCCCGGAGACTCGTGTACCACACGGGCTGCGCCTGGCGCTCCCGCCACCTGCTGCGCCTGCTCCGTACCAGCCACCAGCTGCACCTGGGCCTGCAGCAGGCGcgccagcagctgcagcagctcgaGGAGGCGGAAG AGAAGCAGAGCTACCGGGAGTCCTACGTCAGCGACGCGCGGGACCCGGAGGCGGCGGGCAGCGGGGACCACACGGGGGCAGACCGACATCCCCCGAGCCTCCGCTCGCTCCTCTGGGCTGGCAGCCGCTGCAGCTCCCACGCACCGGCCTTCAAGGTCGGCCCCCAGCGGGCAGGGCCCGCGGAGCCCGGGGAGATGTCGGTGGACGAGCCCGAGGGGGTCGCGGAGCTCCCCACAGAGGAGCCCCCCTACAGCCCGAGCACCAGCCGGAGCAGCCCTGGCACAGTTGGTAGCAGCAGAG ggttagcagaagcCACGTCAGGGGAGGCTGCTGATGGAGCTCCGCCATTGTACTGCCACCCAGCTTAG
- the FRMD1 gene encoding FERM domain-containing protein 1 isoform X4: protein MTAELRDVLVLLPTRERLRLAVGVQATGRELFQQVCDLTGIREAHFFGLSVVRNNEHIFMDLEQKLSKYFSKDWKRETRGPQGCGRPGAPFVAFLGVQYYVESGRLIRDRAARHLYYHHLKERVLRSRCVHREGAYFLLAAYGLQADLGNHRRLAHTGRYFQPQAYVPQWIIAKRGSAYVLRHTPALHREQRGLSPREAELRFIREACRLEDVPVHFFRLYKDKKEDRPTVVLGLTLRGVQVFQEVNRTPQLLYDFPWPHVEKLAFLGERFELWPHGQPAARRLVYHTGCAWRSRHLLRLLRTSHQLHLGLQQARQQLQQLEEAEEKQSYRESYVSDARDPEAAGSGDHTGADRHPPSLRSLLWAGSRCSSHAPAFKVGPQRAGPAEPGEMSVDEPEGVAELPTEEPPYSPSTSRSSPGTVGSSRDPGSRGGSWTHRPAQPKPGPHTPRARPAPGTPQPCPRPSAAPWAEGLREVPVAQPAPEGPAPGGVCGVDTSGGCFNTAGLGPRHPLHPPGALSLQHGSVHSGLRPPPGSVPLSVQATPPPTPPPPQRH from the exons ATGACAGCGGAGCTCCGGGACGTCCTGGTGCTGCTGCCCACGCGGGAGCGGCTGCGGCTGGCCGTGGGG GTGCAGGCCACCGGGCGTGAGCTCTTCCAGCAGGTGTGCGACCTGAccggcatcagggaagcccacttctttGGCCTCAGCGTGGTCAGAA ACAACGAGCACATCTTCATGGATCTGGAGCAGAAGCTCAGCAAATACTTCTCCAAGGACTGGAAGAGAGAGACACGCGGA CCCCAGGGCTGCGGCAGGCCAGGCGCCCCCTTCGTGGCCTTCCTCGGGGTGCAGTACTACGTGGAAAGCGGGAGGCTCATCAG GGACCGCGCGGCCCGGCATCTGTACTACCACCACCTGAAGGAGCGCGTGCTGCGCTCGCGGTGCGTCCACCGCGAGGGGGCCTACTTCCTGCTGGCCGCCTACGGGCTGCAGGCCGACCTGGGCAACCACCGCCGGCTGGCGCACACCGGCCGCTACTTCCAGCCTCAGGCCTACGTCCCGCAGTGG ATCATCGCCAAGAGGGGCAGTGCCTACGTCCTCAGACACACGCCCGCCCTGCACCGCGAGCAGCGTGGCCTGAGCCCCCGGGAGGCCGAGCTGCGCTTCATCCGGGAGGCCTGCCGGCTGGAGGACGTCCCCGTGCACTTCTTCAGGCTCTACAAG GATAAGAAGGAGGACCGACCCACCGTCGTCCTGGGCCTGACGCTCAGAGGGGTGCAGGTCTTCCAG GAGGTGAACCGCACCCCACAACTGCTCTATGACTTCCCCTGGCCCCACGTTGAGAAGCTGGCCTTTCTG GGCGAGAGGTTTGAGCTCTGGCCTCATGGGCAGCCCGCGGCCCGGAGACTCGTGTACCACACGGGCTGCGCCTGGCGCTCCCGCCACCTGCTGCGCCTGCTCCGTACCAGCCACCAGCTGCACCTGGGCCTGCAGCAGGCGcgccagcagctgcagcagctcgaGGAGGCGGAAG AGAAGCAGAGCTACCGGGAGTCCTACGTCAGCGACGCGCGGGACCCGGAGGCGGCGGGCAGCGGGGACCACACGGGGGCAGACCGACATCCCCCGAGCCTCCGCTCGCTCCTCTGGGCTGGCAGCCGCTGCAGCTCCCACGCACCGGCCTTCAAGGTCGGCCCCCAGCGGGCAGGGCCCGCGGAGCCCGGGGAGATGTCGGTGGACGAGCCCGAGGGGGTCGCGGAGCTCCCCACAGAGGAGCCCCCCTACAGCCCGAGCACCAGCCGGAGCAGCCCTGGCACAGTTGGTAGCAGCAGAG ATCCTGGAAGCCGAGGCGGCAGCTGGACACACAGGCCAGCACAGCCGAAGCCTGGACCACACACGCCCCGAGCCCGCCCCGCGCCCGGCACCCCGCAGCCGTGCCCTCGGCCGAGCGCTGCACCCTGGGCTGAGGGGCTCCGTGAAGTCCCTGTTGCCCAGCCAGCTCCAGAAGGACCAGCTCCTGGAGGAGTTTGTGGTGTAGACACCTCCGGGGGCTGCTTCAACACCGCAGGGCTTGGTCCACGCCACCCACTCCATCCGCCTGGGGCTCTGTCCCTGCAGCACGGTTCTGTCCACTCAGGGCTCCGCCCACCCCCTGGCTCAGTACCTTTGTCCGTCCaagccacccctcccccaacgcccccacctccccagcgGCACTGA
- the FRMD1 gene encoding FERM domain-containing protein 1 isoform X3 produces the protein MHTTSHVYMFLHSHPCTTHTLTLYLHAHTHVHTLTCLHTRSGAHRHTHSCTLCPGPASLRRQRAHLHGSGAEAQQILLQGLEERDTRTPGLRQARRPLRGLPRGAVLRGKREAHQGPRGPASVLPPPEGARAALAVRPPRGGLLPAGRLRAAGRPGQPPPAGAHRPLLPASGLRPAIIAKRGSAYVLRHTPALHREQRGLSPREAELRFIREACRLEDVPVHFFRLYKDKKEDRPTVVLGLTLRGVQVFQEVNRTPQLLYDFPWPHVEKLAFLGERFELWPHGQPAARRLVYHTGCAWRSRHLLRLLRTSHQLHLGLQQARQQLQQLEEAEEKQSYRESYVSDARDPEAAGSGDHTGADRHPPSLRSLLWAGSRCSSHAPAFKVGPQRAGPAEPGEMSVDEPEGVAELPTEEPPYSPSTSRSSPGTVGSSRDPGSRGGSWTHRPAQPKPGPHTPRARPAPGTPQPCPRPSAAPWAEGLREVPVAQPAPEGPAPGGVCGVDTSGGCFNTAGLGPRHPLHPPGALSLQHGSVHSGLRPPPGSVPLSVQATPPPTPPPPQRH, from the exons ATGCACACCACCTCACACGTTTACATGTTTCTACACTCACATccatgcaccacacacacactcacattatacttacatgcacacactcacGTGCACACACTCACGTGTTTACACACTCGCAGtggtgcacacaggcacacacactcgTGCACGCTCTGCCCAGGCCCTGCCTCTCTTCGTAGACAACGAGCACATCTTCATGGATCTGGAGCAGAAGCTCAGCAAATACTTCTCCAAGGACTGGAAGAGAGAGACACGCGGA CCCCAGGGCTGCGGCAGGCCAGGCGCCCCCTTCGTGGCCTTCCTCGGGGTGCAGTACTACGTGGAAAGCGGGAGGCTCATCAG GGACCGCGCGGCCCGGCATCTGTACTACCACCACCTGAAGGAGCGCGTGCTGCGCTCGCGGTGCGTCCACCGCGAGGGGGCCTACTTCCTGCTGGCCGCCTACGGGCTGCAGGCCGACCTGGGCAACCACCGCCGGCTGGCGCACACCGGCCGCTACTTCCAGCCTCAGGCCTACGTCCCGCA ATCATCGCCAAGAGGGGCAGTGCCTACGTCCTCAGACACACGCCCGCCCTGCACCGCGAGCAGCGTGGCCTGAGCCCCCGGGAGGCCGAGCTGCGCTTCATCCGGGAGGCCTGCCGGCTGGAGGACGTCCCCGTGCACTTCTTCAGGCTCTACAAG GATAAGAAGGAGGACCGACCCACCGTCGTCCTGGGCCTGACGCTCAGAGGGGTGCAGGTCTTCCAG GAGGTGAACCGCACCCCACAACTGCTCTATGACTTCCCCTGGCCCCACGTTGAGAAGCTGGCCTTTCTG GGCGAGAGGTTTGAGCTCTGGCCTCATGGGCAGCCCGCGGCCCGGAGACTCGTGTACCACACGGGCTGCGCCTGGCGCTCCCGCCACCTGCTGCGCCTGCTCCGTACCAGCCACCAGCTGCACCTGGGCCTGCAGCAGGCGcgccagcagctgcagcagctcgaGGAGGCGGAAG AGAAGCAGAGCTACCGGGAGTCCTACGTCAGCGACGCGCGGGACCCGGAGGCGGCGGGCAGCGGGGACCACACGGGGGCAGACCGACATCCCCCGAGCCTCCGCTCGCTCCTCTGGGCTGGCAGCCGCTGCAGCTCCCACGCACCGGCCTTCAAGGTCGGCCCCCAGCGGGCAGGGCCCGCGGAGCCCGGGGAGATGTCGGTGGACGAGCCCGAGGGGGTCGCGGAGCTCCCCACAGAGGAGCCCCCCTACAGCCCGAGCACCAGCCGGAGCAGCCCTGGCACAGTTGGTAGCAGCAGAG ATCCTGGAAGCCGAGGCGGCAGCTGGACACACAGGCCAGCACAGCCGAAGCCTGGACCACACACGCCCCGAGCCCGCCCCGCGCCCGGCACCCCGCAGCCGTGCCCTCGGCCGAGCGCTGCACCCTGGGCTGAGGGGCTCCGTGAAGTCCCTGTTGCCCAGCCAGCTCCAGAAGGACCAGCTCCTGGAGGAGTTTGTGGTGTAGACACCTCCGGGGGCTGCTTCAACACCGCAGGGCTTGGTCCACGCCACCCACTCCATCCGCCTGGGGCTCTGTCCCTGCAGCACGGTTCTGTCCACTCAGGGCTCCGCCCACCCCCTGGCTCAGTACCTTTGTCCGTCCaagccacccctcccccaacgcccccacctccccagcgGCACTGA
- the FRMD1 gene encoding FERM domain-containing protein 1 isoform X2 encodes MTAELRDVLVLLPTRERLRLAVGVQATGRELFQQVCDLTGIREAHFFGLSVVRNNEHIFMDLEQKLSKYFSKDWKRETRGPAPPRFQPQGCGRPGAPFVAFLGVQYYVESGRLIRDRAARHLYYHHLKERVLRSRCVHREGAYFLLAAYGLQADLGNHRRLAHTGRYFQPQAYVPQWIIAKRGSAYVLRHTPALHREQRGLSPREAELRFIREACRLEDVPVHFFRLYKDKKEDRPTVVLGLTLRGVQVFQEVNRTPQLLYDFPWPHVEKLAFLGERFELWPHGQPAARRLVYHTGCAWRSRHLLRLLRTSHQLHLGLQQARQQLQQLEEAEEKQSYRESYVSDARDPEAAGSGDHTGADRHPPSLRSLLWAGSRCSSHAPAFKVGPQRAGPAEPGEMSVDEPEGVAELPTEEPPYSPSTSRSSPGTVGSSRDPGSRGGSWTHRPAQPKPGPHTPRARPAPGTPQPCPRPSAAPWAEGLREVPVAQPAPEGPAPGGVCGVDTSGGCFNTAGLGPRHPLHPPGALSLQHGSVHSGLRPPPGSVPLSVQATPPPTPPPPQRH; translated from the exons ATGACAGCGGAGCTCCGGGACGTCCTGGTGCTGCTGCCCACGCGGGAGCGGCTGCGGCTGGCCGTGGGG GTGCAGGCCACCGGGCGTGAGCTCTTCCAGCAGGTGTGCGACCTGAccggcatcagggaagcccacttctttGGCCTCAGCGTGGTCAGAA ACAACGAGCACATCTTCATGGATCTGGAGCAGAAGCTCAGCAAATACTTCTCCAAGGACTGGAAGAGAGAGACACGCGGA CCTGCGCCCCCACGCTTCCAGCCCCAGGGCTGCGGCAGGCCAGGCGCCCCCTTCGTGGCCTTCCTCGGGGTGCAGTACTACGTGGAAAGCGGGAGGCTCATCAG GGACCGCGCGGCCCGGCATCTGTACTACCACCACCTGAAGGAGCGCGTGCTGCGCTCGCGGTGCGTCCACCGCGAGGGGGCCTACTTCCTGCTGGCCGCCTACGGGCTGCAGGCCGACCTGGGCAACCACCGCCGGCTGGCGCACACCGGCCGCTACTTCCAGCCTCAGGCCTACGTCCCGCAGTGG ATCATCGCCAAGAGGGGCAGTGCCTACGTCCTCAGACACACGCCCGCCCTGCACCGCGAGCAGCGTGGCCTGAGCCCCCGGGAGGCCGAGCTGCGCTTCATCCGGGAGGCCTGCCGGCTGGAGGACGTCCCCGTGCACTTCTTCAGGCTCTACAAG GATAAGAAGGAGGACCGACCCACCGTCGTCCTGGGCCTGACGCTCAGAGGGGTGCAGGTCTTCCAG GAGGTGAACCGCACCCCACAACTGCTCTATGACTTCCCCTGGCCCCACGTTGAGAAGCTGGCCTTTCTG GGCGAGAGGTTTGAGCTCTGGCCTCATGGGCAGCCCGCGGCCCGGAGACTCGTGTACCACACGGGCTGCGCCTGGCGCTCCCGCCACCTGCTGCGCCTGCTCCGTACCAGCCACCAGCTGCACCTGGGCCTGCAGCAGGCGcgccagcagctgcagcagctcgaGGAGGCGGAAG AGAAGCAGAGCTACCGGGAGTCCTACGTCAGCGACGCGCGGGACCCGGAGGCGGCGGGCAGCGGGGACCACACGGGGGCAGACCGACATCCCCCGAGCCTCCGCTCGCTCCTCTGGGCTGGCAGCCGCTGCAGCTCCCACGCACCGGCCTTCAAGGTCGGCCCCCAGCGGGCAGGGCCCGCGGAGCCCGGGGAGATGTCGGTGGACGAGCCCGAGGGGGTCGCGGAGCTCCCCACAGAGGAGCCCCCCTACAGCCCGAGCACCAGCCGGAGCAGCCCTGGCACAGTTGGTAGCAGCAGAG ATCCTGGAAGCCGAGGCGGCAGCTGGACACACAGGCCAGCACAGCCGAAGCCTGGACCACACACGCCCCGAGCCCGCCCCGCGCCCGGCACCCCGCAGCCGTGCCCTCGGCCGAGCGCTGCACCCTGGGCTGAGGGGCTCCGTGAAGTCCCTGTTGCCCAGCCAGCTCCAGAAGGACCAGCTCCTGGAGGAGTTTGTGGTGTAGACACCTCCGGGGGCTGCTTCAACACCGCAGGGCTTGGTCCACGCCACCCACTCCATCCGCCTGGGGCTCTGTCCCTGCAGCACGGTTCTGTCCACTCAGGGCTCCGCCCACCCCCTGGCTCAGTACCTTTGTCCGTCCaagccacccctcccccaacgcccccacctccccagcgGCACTGA
- the FRMD1 gene encoding FERM domain-containing protein 1 isoform X5 — protein MHTTSHVYMFLHSHPCTTHTLTLYLHAHTHVHTLTCLHTRSGAHRHTHSCTLCPGPASLRRQRAHLHGSGAEAQQILLQGLEERDTRTCAPTLPAPGLRQARRPLRGLPRGAVLRGKREAHQGPRGPASVLPPPEGARAALAVRPPRGGLLPAGRLRAAGRPGQPPPAGAHRPLLPASGLRPAIIAKRGSAYVLRHTPALHREQRGLSPREAELRFIREACRLEDVPVHFFRLYKDKKEDRPTVVLGLTLRGVQVFQEVNRTPQLLYDFPWPHVEKLAFLGERFELWPHGQPAARRLVYHTGCAWRSRHLLRLLRTSHQLHLGLQQARQQLQQLEEAEEKQSYRESYVSDARDPEAAGSGDHTGADRHPPSLRSLLWAGSRCSSHAPAFKVGPQRAGPAEPGEMSVDEPEGVAELPTEEPPYSPSTSRSSPGTVGSSRASPQQPLAVVQVTLVSMRAPSAEATLHQILEAEAAAGHTGQHSRSLDHTRPEPAPRPAPRSRALGRALHPGLRGSVKSLLPSQLQKDQLLEEFVV, from the exons ATGCACACCACCTCACACGTTTACATGTTTCTACACTCACATccatgcaccacacacacactcacattatacttacatgcacacactcacGTGCACACACTCACGTGTTTACACACTCGCAGtggtgcacacaggcacacacactcgTGCACGCTCTGCCCAGGCCCTGCCTCTCTTCGTAGACAACGAGCACATCTTCATGGATCTGGAGCAGAAGCTCAGCAAATACTTCTCCAAGGACTGGAAGAGAGAGACACGCGGA CCTGCGCCCCCACGCTTCCAGCCCCAGGGCTGCGGCAGGCCAGGCGCCCCCTTCGTGGCCTTCCTCGGGGTGCAGTACTACGTGGAAAGCGGGAGGCTCATCAG GGACCGCGCGGCCCGGCATCTGTACTACCACCACCTGAAGGAGCGCGTGCTGCGCTCGCGGTGCGTCCACCGCGAGGGGGCCTACTTCCTGCTGGCCGCCTACGGGCTGCAGGCCGACCTGGGCAACCACCGCCGGCTGGCGCACACCGGCCGCTACTTCCAGCCTCAGGCCTACGTCCCGCA ATCATCGCCAAGAGGGGCAGTGCCTACGTCCTCAGACACACGCCCGCCCTGCACCGCGAGCAGCGTGGCCTGAGCCCCCGGGAGGCCGAGCTGCGCTTCATCCGGGAGGCCTGCCGGCTGGAGGACGTCCCCGTGCACTTCTTCAGGCTCTACAAG GATAAGAAGGAGGACCGACCCACCGTCGTCCTGGGCCTGACGCTCAGAGGGGTGCAGGTCTTCCAG GAGGTGAACCGCACCCCACAACTGCTCTATGACTTCCCCTGGCCCCACGTTGAGAAGCTGGCCTTTCTG GGCGAGAGGTTTGAGCTCTGGCCTCATGGGCAGCCCGCGGCCCGGAGACTCGTGTACCACACGGGCTGCGCCTGGCGCTCCCGCCACCTGCTGCGCCTGCTCCGTACCAGCCACCAGCTGCACCTGGGCCTGCAGCAGGCGcgccagcagctgcagcagctcgaGGAGGCGGAAG AGAAGCAGAGCTACCGGGAGTCCTACGTCAGCGACGCGCGGGACCCGGAGGCGGCGGGCAGCGGGGACCACACGGGGGCAGACCGACATCCCCCGAGCCTCCGCTCGCTCCTCTGGGCTGGCAGCCGCTGCAGCTCCCACGCACCGGCCTTCAAGGTCGGCCCCCAGCGGGCAGGGCCCGCGGAGCCCGGGGAGATGTCGGTGGACGAGCCCGAGGGGGTCGCGGAGCTCCCCACAGAGGAGCCCCCCTACAGCCCGAGCACCAGCCGGAGCAGCCCTGGCACAGTTGGTAGCAGCAGAG CCTCCCCGCAGCAGCCACTGGCTGTGGTGCAGGTCACGCTGGTCAGCATGAGGGCCCCGAGCGCGGAGGCCACCCTGCACCAG ATCCTGGAAGCCGAGGCGGCAGCTGGACACACAGGCCAGCACAGCCGAAGCCTGGACCACACACGCCCCGAGCCCGCCCCGCGCCCGGCACCCCGCAGCCGTGCCCTCGGCCGAGCGCTGCACCCTGGGCTGAGGGGCTCCGTGAAGTCCCTGTTGCCCAGCCAGCTCCAGAAGGACCAGCTCCTGGAGGAGTTTGTGGTGTAG
- the FRMD1 gene encoding FERM domain-containing protein 1 isoform X1: protein MHTTSHVYMFLHSHPCTTHTLTLYLHAHTHVHTLTCLHTRSGAHRHTHSCTLCPGPASLRRQRAHLHGSGAEAQQILLQGLEERDTRTCAPTLPAPGLRQARRPLRGLPRGAVLRGKREAHQGPRGPASVLPPPEGARAALAVRPPRGGLLPAGRLRAAGRPGQPPPAGAHRPLLPASGLRPAIIAKRGSAYVLRHTPALHREQRGLSPREAELRFIREACRLEDVPVHFFRLYKDKKEDRPTVVLGLTLRGVQVFQEVNRTPQLLYDFPWPHVEKLAFLGERFELWPHGQPAARRLVYHTGCAWRSRHLLRLLRTSHQLHLGLQQARQQLQQLEEAEEKQSYRESYVSDARDPEAAGSGDHTGADRHPPSLRSLLWAGSRCSSHAPAFKVGPQRAGPAEPGEMSVDEPEGVAELPTEEPPYSPSTSRSSPGTVGSSRDPGSRGGSWTHRPAQPKPGPHTPRARPAPGTPQPCPRPSAAPWAEGLREVPVAQPAPEGPAPGGVCGVDTSGGCFNTAGLGPRHPLHPPGALSLQHGSVHSGLRPPPGSVPLSVQATPPPTPPPPQRH, encoded by the exons ATGCACACCACCTCACACGTTTACATGTTTCTACACTCACATccatgcaccacacacacactcacattatacttacatgcacacactcacGTGCACACACTCACGTGTTTACACACTCGCAGtggtgcacacaggcacacacactcgTGCACGCTCTGCCCAGGCCCTGCCTCTCTTCGTAGACAACGAGCACATCTTCATGGATCTGGAGCAGAAGCTCAGCAAATACTTCTCCAAGGACTGGAAGAGAGAGACACGCGGA CCTGCGCCCCCACGCTTCCAGCCCCAGGGCTGCGGCAGGCCAGGCGCCCCCTTCGTGGCCTTCCTCGGGGTGCAGTACTACGTGGAAAGCGGGAGGCTCATCAG GGACCGCGCGGCCCGGCATCTGTACTACCACCACCTGAAGGAGCGCGTGCTGCGCTCGCGGTGCGTCCACCGCGAGGGGGCCTACTTCCTGCTGGCCGCCTACGGGCTGCAGGCCGACCTGGGCAACCACCGCCGGCTGGCGCACACCGGCCGCTACTTCCAGCCTCAGGCCTACGTCCCGCA ATCATCGCCAAGAGGGGCAGTGCCTACGTCCTCAGACACACGCCCGCCCTGCACCGCGAGCAGCGTGGCCTGAGCCCCCGGGAGGCCGAGCTGCGCTTCATCCGGGAGGCCTGCCGGCTGGAGGACGTCCCCGTGCACTTCTTCAGGCTCTACAAG GATAAGAAGGAGGACCGACCCACCGTCGTCCTGGGCCTGACGCTCAGAGGGGTGCAGGTCTTCCAG GAGGTGAACCGCACCCCACAACTGCTCTATGACTTCCCCTGGCCCCACGTTGAGAAGCTGGCCTTTCTG GGCGAGAGGTTTGAGCTCTGGCCTCATGGGCAGCCCGCGGCCCGGAGACTCGTGTACCACACGGGCTGCGCCTGGCGCTCCCGCCACCTGCTGCGCCTGCTCCGTACCAGCCACCAGCTGCACCTGGGCCTGCAGCAGGCGcgccagcagctgcagcagctcgaGGAGGCGGAAG AGAAGCAGAGCTACCGGGAGTCCTACGTCAGCGACGCGCGGGACCCGGAGGCGGCGGGCAGCGGGGACCACACGGGGGCAGACCGACATCCCCCGAGCCTCCGCTCGCTCCTCTGGGCTGGCAGCCGCTGCAGCTCCCACGCACCGGCCTTCAAGGTCGGCCCCCAGCGGGCAGGGCCCGCGGAGCCCGGGGAGATGTCGGTGGACGAGCCCGAGGGGGTCGCGGAGCTCCCCACAGAGGAGCCCCCCTACAGCCCGAGCACCAGCCGGAGCAGCCCTGGCACAGTTGGTAGCAGCAGAG ATCCTGGAAGCCGAGGCGGCAGCTGGACACACAGGCCAGCACAGCCGAAGCCTGGACCACACACGCCCCGAGCCCGCCCCGCGCCCGGCACCCCGCAGCCGTGCCCTCGGCCGAGCGCTGCACCCTGGGCTGAGGGGCTCCGTGAAGTCCCTGTTGCCCAGCCAGCTCCAGAAGGACCAGCTCCTGGAGGAGTTTGTGGTGTAGACACCTCCGGGGGCTGCTTCAACACCGCAGGGCTTGGTCCACGCCACCCACTCCATCCGCCTGGGGCTCTGTCCCTGCAGCACGGTTCTGTCCACTCAGGGCTCCGCCCACCCCCTGGCTCAGTACCTTTGTCCGTCCaagccacccctcccccaacgcccccacctccccagcgGCACTGA